One Megalopta genalis isolate 19385.01 chromosome 5, iyMegGena1_principal, whole genome shotgun sequence DNA window includes the following coding sequences:
- the LOC117226952 gene encoding uncharacterized protein LOC117226952: MRWGAALYLLSLMLFSLANLCWAFVDTRGCNRTVRNSVGWIRWTGRMGRCVVRIRATLRDPQVIELKVRRLQVGFLKDAKCEGAYIRFSEDTDELEDESGRYCGHVTGNITRLFLRKGPNLTITMDSDAKFAAENPVMFSAQFSILPTQLATERHRGFSPSTSSACPLECAVRKDRRTCKLTSPGYPGVYPRGLRCRVALESGTGRFRIGGQPEDLFDLMNRTSQDGCQTENCEEHVEIVAEARKTRVPGSSGGYPSQTEPVRRPRSPDQEEELEFIIGQTSRKLRRGRNNRRRQKKARKEATGSKAPLNSRGKGDLEDVWTSAEDAASLGRPGSRLGSGYREQDARSVTVQKRLRHPQRVHKKSMGSINPRRNPYGDPQDVSDAKIVPDGTHEPARRRVSQEKLGILQVPEYRYVRRGRMQEKLGSSSCVGDYLSLQENVDGKVLEISKFCGEGHIPRILSRGKNVIIEFFAEEDGTTMHDGFQLSLQETEEPAGVKHDRNCEFVYRSTERARENIKSLQSWYPPNTLCSYKFVGRASEKISIHMKIIRNEPEQDYVAQRQNFSANYCTGNEIAVYNGIQANNSVLMWSYCDVSHQDINNIQVPLTSTGKELLIQYYSARGSYDGQEFIYTISYRFVKKPQNSTTRRQVQDDVKLISLRPVNFSALNLNESENCNCDFGDRIGSFKNWFMVLVVLGIVSFLGAVLTIIALLAKCIKMRSVEKKLLQTPKL, translated from the exons ATGAGATGGGGCGCCGCGCTGTACCTGCTTTCGCTGATGCTCTTCTCGCTGGCCAATCTTTGCTGGGCCTTCGTCGATACACGAG GATGCAACCGGACTGTCAGAAACTCTGTCGGCTGGATACGATGGACAGGACGCATGGGGCGGTGCGTCGTCAGGATCCGGGCAACCCTCAGGGATCCGCAG GTGATCGAGTTGAAGGTTCGTAGGCTGCAGGTCGGTTTTCTGAAGGACGCGAAATGCGAGGGTGCTTATATTCGATTCTCCGAGGACACCGACGAGCTCGAGGACGAGTCCGGACGATACTGCGGCCATGTGACCGGCAACATAACCAG ATTGTTCCTGAGGAAGGGGCCCAACCTGACCATAACGATGGACTCGGACGCGAAGTTCGCCGCCGAGAACCCGGTGATGTTCTCGGCCCAGTTCTCGATCCTCCCGACGCAGCTGGCCACCGAACGTCACCGCGGCTTCTCGCCGTCGACGTCCTCCGCCTGCCCGCTGGAGTGCGCGGTCCGCAAGGACAGGAGGACCTGTAAGCTCACGTCCCCGGGTTACCCGGGCGTCTACCCCCGCGGGCTGAGGTGCCGGGTCGCCCTGGAATCGGGCACGGGCCGTTTCCGAATCGGGGGCCAGCCGGAGGACCTGTTCGACCTGATGAACCGCACGTCGCAGGACGGCTGCCAGACGGAGAACTGCGAGGAGCACGTCGAGATCGTGGCTGAGGCGAGGAAAACGAGGGTCCCAGGGTCGTCCGGAGGCTATCCGTCGCAGACGGAGCCGGTCAGGCGACCGCGGAGCCCGGACCAGGAGGAGGAGCTCGAGTTTATCATCGGGCAGACGTCGCGCAAGCTCAGGAGAGGCAGGAATAATCGGCGGAGGCAGAAGAAAGCGAGGAAGGAGGCCACTGGATCAAAGGCTCCGCTGAATTCCCGCGGCAAAGGGGACCTCGAGGACGTCTGGACGTCTGCGGAGGACGCGGCGTCCCTCGGCAGGCCGGGCTCCAGGCTAGGCTCCGGCTATCGCGAGCAGGACGCTCGGTCGGTAACTGTCCAGAAACGGCTCCGTCATCCGCAACGCGTACATAAGAAGTCCATGGGCTCGATAAACCCCAGGAGGAACCCTTACGGGGATCCGCAGGACGTGTCCGACGCGAAGATCGTGCCTGATGGAACGCACGAGCCTGCTAGGAGGAGGGTCAGCCAGGAGAAGCTAGGCATCTTGCAG GTTCCCGAATACCGATACGTCAGGAGAGGCCGCATGCAGGAGAAATTGGGCAGCAGCAGCTGCGTGGGCGACTACCTCTCTCTCCAGGAAAATGTCGACGGCAAAGTCCTCGAGATTTCGAAGTTCTGCGGCGAGGGTCACATACCGCGGATCCTGTCCCGCGGCAAGAACGTGATCATCGAATTCTTCGCCGAAGAAGATGGCACCACCATGCACGACGGCTTCCAATTGTCGCTGCAGGAAACCGAGGAGCCGGCTGGCGTCAAGCACGACAGGAACTGCGAGTTCGTGTACAGGAGCACCGAGCGCGCCCGTGAGAACATCAAATCGTTGCAGAGCTGGTATCCGCCGAACACGCTCTGCAGCTACAAGTTCGTCGGTAGAGCTTCCGAGAAGATCTCCATACACATGAAGATCATCAGGAACGAACCGGAACAGGACTACGTTGCCCAGAGACAGAATTTCTCGGCGAACTACTGCACCGGAAACGAAATCGCTGTCTACAATGGTATACAG GCAAACAACAGCGTTCTCATGTGGTCCTACTGCGACGTCTCCCATCAGGATATCAACAACATCCAGGTCCCCCTAACGTCGACTGGCAAGGAGCTGTTAATCCAGTACTATAGCGCGCGGGGTTCGTACGATGGCCAAGAATTCATCTACACCATATCCTACAGGTTCGTGAAGAAACCCCAGAACTCCACAACCAGAAGGCAAGTCCAGGACGACGTGAAGCTGATTTCGCTCAGGCCGGTGAACTTCTCGGCCCTTAACCTGAACGAAAGCGAGAACTGTAATTGCGACTTCGGGGACAGAATAGGCAGCTTCAAGAACTGGTTCATGGTGCTGGTAGTTCTCGGCATTGTTTCCTTCCTCGGGGCTGTTCTAACGATCATCGCGTTACTGGCCAAATGTATCAAGATGCGATCCGTGGAAAAGAAGCTTCTTCAGACGCCCAAGCTGTGA